From a region of the Agrobacterium larrymoorei genome:
- a CDS encoding alpha/beta fold hydrolase, with the protein MAFIEAKDGTKLHVKDMGEGRPVILIHGWPLTGDMFEYQTVALLEAGFRVITYDRRGFGQSGHPARGYNYDTFADDLAAVIDGLELQSVSLVGFSMGGGEIARYLSRHGASKVSKAVLVASVAGYLLKDESNPDGVDVSVFEGMKKDIRKDRFDFLQSFAKTFYGVGFVTSPVSQGVLDWSFVLGVMASPKATIDCVDAFGKTDFRPDFAAFTVPTLVIHGTGDKTVPIDPTGRAAANGIAGAKLIEYDGEPHGLFATVPDRLNQDLIEFLA; encoded by the coding sequence ATGGCATTCATCGAAGCAAAAGATGGCACGAAACTGCATGTCAAGGATATGGGAGAGGGTCGCCCGGTCATCCTCATCCACGGCTGGCCGCTGACCGGCGATATGTTCGAATACCAGACAGTCGCTCTGCTGGAAGCAGGCTTCAGGGTCATCACCTATGACCGTCGTGGTTTTGGCCAGTCTGGACATCCTGCACGCGGCTACAACTATGATACCTTCGCGGACGATCTGGCCGCCGTCATTGATGGCCTTGAACTCCAGAGTGTTTCGCTTGTCGGCTTTTCCATGGGCGGCGGCGAGATAGCTCGTTATCTCTCACGCCATGGCGCCTCGAAGGTATCGAAAGCAGTTCTTGTCGCGTCGGTTGCGGGTTATCTTCTCAAGGATGAAAGCAACCCTGATGGTGTTGATGTCAGCGTCTTCGAAGGCATGAAGAAGGATATTCGCAAGGATCGCTTCGACTTCCTGCAAAGCTTTGCCAAGACATTCTATGGCGTCGGCTTCGTGACCAGCCCGGTCAGCCAAGGCGTGCTGGATTGGTCATTCGTTCTTGGTGTCATGGCAAGCCCGAAGGCTACAATCGATTGCGTTGACGCATTCGGCAAGACGGACTTCCGGCCAGATTTCGCGGCGTTTACAGTTCCAACGCTTGTCATCCACGGCACGGGCGACAAGACGGTGCCAATCGATCCGACAGGCCGAGCGGCTGCGAACGGTATCGCGGGAGCAAAGCTCATCGAGTATGACGGCGAACCTCATGGCCTTTTTGCGACCGTACCTGATCGCCTGAACCAGGACCTGATTGAGTTTCTTGCCTGA
- a CDS encoding sigma-70 family RNA polymerase sigma factor, producing MGSGPDDLDKALAACAKGDRLALRRIFDQEAGRLVAVAQRIVRRRELAEEVVQEAFIRIWTHAYQYSADRGSARGWIYAIVRNRALNLLRDGKREHLVEEVETLQEAEQADTIMAAWHRLDRQSRLHECLGSLDETKRHGILMAYVGGYSHGEIAGRLRIPLGTAKSWIRRGLLTLRECMA from the coding sequence ATGGGCTCTGGGCCGGATGATCTGGATAAGGCGCTTGCCGCCTGCGCCAAGGGCGACCGATTGGCACTGCGTCGTATTTTCGATCAGGAAGCCGGACGGCTGGTCGCTGTGGCGCAACGCATCGTCAGGCGTCGCGAGCTTGCCGAAGAGGTGGTGCAGGAAGCCTTTATCCGAATATGGACCCACGCTTATCAATACAGTGCCGACCGTGGCTCCGCGCGGGGATGGATTTATGCCATCGTCCGGAACAGAGCGCTCAATCTCCTGCGGGATGGCAAACGTGAACATTTAGTCGAAGAGGTCGAAACCCTTCAGGAAGCCGAGCAGGCAGACACAATCATGGCGGCGTGGCACCGGCTGGATCGACAATCCCGTTTGCACGAATGCCTCGGATCGCTCGATGAAACGAAGCGGCACGGTATCCTGATGGCCTATGTTGGAGGATATTCTCATGGGGAGATCGCCGGAAGACTGCGCATTCCGCTCGGGACCGCGAAGTCCTGGATCAGGCGCGGGCTTCTGACGCTTCGGGAGTGCATGGCATGA
- a CDS encoding type II toxin-antitoxin system RelB/DinJ family antitoxin — MAANALVQTRIDADVRDRASLVLEGMGLTVSDAVRILLTRTANEGMLPLELLSGSEAHDTWFRAKVLEALNDTRPDISDDEVEAHFEKRRHSARNNAAGITS, encoded by the coding sequence ATGGCTGCAAATGCGCTCGTTCAAACTCGTATCGATGCTGACGTTCGTGACCGGGCGTCCCTCGTTCTGGAAGGTATGGGACTTACGGTGTCAGACGCGGTTCGCATATTGCTTACGAGGACCGCCAATGAGGGCATGTTGCCGCTTGAACTTCTTTCAGGCAGCGAGGCTCACGATACCTGGTTTCGTGCAAAGGTGCTTGAGGCGCTAAATGACACAAGACCGGATATTTCCGACGATGAAGTGGAAGCCCATTTCGAAAAGCGTCGGCATTCTGCGCGCAATAACGCGGCGGGTATAACGTCTTGA
- a CDS encoding anti-sigma factor translates to MTYDRKDIATLADEYVLGLTESATATEIEEAMERDPELKAAIAASRERFLPLDTAVTPATVNEALWHRIESALPAQHAKSDTPVPPVANDNNSKGWKIAALSSIAAALLLAIGLGYSLTRTIEPLVVAVLINEAGEVQAVVEDFGNEKATIRMLADFAVPNDKAIEVWTLPSREMGPVSLGLLEGVHSARLYGPALPTPRDNQLYEITLEQAGGSPTGRPTGPILAKGLARFPR, encoded by the coding sequence ATGACATATGACCGCAAGGACATAGCAACCCTCGCCGATGAATATGTGCTGGGTTTGACCGAGAGCGCCACCGCCACGGAAATCGAGGAAGCCATGGAGCGCGATCCCGAACTGAAGGCCGCGATTGCCGCAAGCCGCGAGCGTTTTCTGCCGCTGGACACCGCTGTTACACCGGCAACCGTCAACGAGGCCTTGTGGCATCGCATTGAATCGGCGCTGCCTGCGCAACATGCGAAAAGCGACACGCCTGTCCCCCCGGTCGCGAATGACAATAACAGCAAAGGCTGGAAGATCGCGGCGCTTTCATCGATTGCCGCTGCATTATTGCTTGCGATCGGTCTTGGCTACAGCCTCACTCGCACGATAGAGCCGCTTGTCGTCGCCGTTTTGATCAATGAGGCCGGAGAGGTTCAAGCTGTTGTCGAGGACTTTGGAAATGAGAAAGCGACGATACGTATGCTGGCTGACTTTGCTGTGCCGAACGATAAGGCGATAGAGGTTTGGACACTTCCATCTCGGGAAATGGGGCCTGTTTCGCTTGGATTGCTGGAGGGCGTTCACTCGGCTCGCCTTTATGGGCCCGCATTGCCAACCCCGCGTGACAATCAGCTATACGAGATCACGCTCGAACAGGCGGGGGGATCACCAACCGGTCGTCCGACAGGGCCTATACTGGCCAAAGGACTGGCGAGATTTCCGCGCTGA
- a CDS encoding type II toxin-antitoxin system mRNA interferase toxin, RelE/StbE family, with protein MRLTWSAFALSDRDTIFTFIELENAAAAILVDERIVVAVRRLIDFPASGRAGRIAGTRELVISGTPYVAVYTITEATVRVLRILHGAQEWPEAFSIS; from the coding sequence TTGAGACTAACGTGGTCCGCGTTTGCCTTATCGGATCGCGACACAATTTTTACTTTCATCGAGTTGGAGAACGCGGCCGCTGCCATTTTGGTCGACGAACGTATCGTCGTTGCAGTCCGTCGCCTGATCGATTTTCCAGCAAGTGGCAGGGCCGGAAGAATTGCTGGGACACGTGAACTTGTAATCAGCGGAACGCCTTACGTCGCAGTATATACGATCACAGAAGCTACGGTTCGAGTACTGCGTATTTTGCACGGGGCTCAGGAATGGCCTGAAGCTTTTTCAATCAGTTAG
- a CDS encoding M20 family metallopeptidase gives MDPKSLVERIDENACLDFLSQMVQHKSHSETEGEKDLARWMAAELKKIGVEAELQPFDEGRRFNTIGRLKGEGGGKSLLFNGHLDTNPVTEGWTVDSYAGLVDDKYIYGIGVSNMKAGDGAYFCAVKTLLEAGIKLKGDVILTFVVGELQGGIGTLAAIKNGVKADYFINSEPSDLVAVTMHAAALSYVIELTGHTRHLSKREESVDAIAAACDIIPRIYCMTFSGAKSDVHRSINRGHVGVVHGALGRDLEEWRPPQVADFVRLKGSCRYAPGQTQEGVLEDLDRELRALEERFPGLKAKLVPELIEGRPLMPPFEVSPESPIVKSINAAYETVRGEKQPTGAITPTRFYGTDAGHLYHELGIEGIVCGPGGRYNTMPDERVDIVDFLDMIKVYILTILDICEVA, from the coding sequence ATGGACCCGAAATCCCTCGTGGAACGGATCGACGAAAACGCTTGCCTCGATTTCCTCTCGCAGATGGTTCAACACAAAAGCCACTCGGAAACAGAGGGCGAGAAGGATCTTGCCCGCTGGATGGCCGCGGAGCTCAAGAAAATCGGTGTCGAAGCCGAGCTTCAGCCGTTTGATGAGGGGCGCCGCTTCAACACCATCGGTCGCCTGAAAGGCGAGGGGGGTGGCAAGAGCTTGCTTTTCAACGGCCACCTCGACACCAACCCGGTCACCGAAGGCTGGACGGTCGACTCTTACGCGGGTCTGGTCGACGACAAGTACATTTACGGTATCGGCGTGTCGAACATGAAAGCGGGCGACGGTGCCTATTTCTGCGCCGTCAAGACGTTGCTGGAGGCTGGGATCAAGCTGAAAGGCGATGTGATCCTGACCTTCGTTGTGGGCGAGTTGCAGGGTGGCATCGGGACGCTTGCGGCGATTAAAAACGGCGTCAAGGCGGACTATTTCATCAACAGTGAGCCTAGCGATCTCGTCGCCGTGACGATGCATGCGGCCGCACTCAGCTACGTCATCGAATTAACCGGTCATACTCGCCATCTTTCGAAGCGAGAAGAATCCGTCGATGCGATTGCTGCTGCCTGCGATATCATTCCACGCATCTACTGCATGACATTCAGCGGAGCGAAGAGCGACGTTCACCGCTCGATCAACCGTGGTCACGTTGGTGTCGTGCATGGCGCACTCGGTCGCGATCTTGAAGAATGGCGGCCACCGCAGGTCGCGGATTTCGTGCGTCTGAAGGGCTCGTGCCGCTATGCGCCCGGCCAGACCCAGGAAGGCGTACTCGAAGACCTTGATCGGGAGCTGCGTGCGCTGGAAGAACGGTTCCCCGGCCTGAAAGCAAAACTCGTCCCCGAGCTCATCGAAGGCCGCCCTCTGATGCCACCATTCGAGGTCTCCCCTGAATCGCCTATCGTAAAATCGATCAATGCAGCCTATGAGACCGTGCGCGGTGAAAAGCAGCCGACCGGCGCAATCACGCCGACGCGTTTTTACGGCACGGATGCGGGACATCTGTATCACGAACTCGGCATAGAGGGCATCGTTTGCGGGCCGGGCGGGCGGTACAACACCATGCCTGACGAGCGGGTAGATATTGTCGACTTCCTCGACATGATCAAGGTCTATATTCTGACGATTTTGGATATCTGCGAAGTGGCGTAG
- a CDS encoding SMP-30/gluconolactonase/LRE family protein: protein MTVQIIRILAEPMGLDLPLNQLGEGAHYDHATHRLFWVDIEGKTIHVLDVVSKAHSSWTLTKKVTFAVPKDGQLLLCLEDGVYVFDPQLGEETAIATLDLPRDHRLNDGKVSPEGRLWVGTIDTSDAPSETAGLFVLDENDLKLVESGYENANGKSWSPDGTIMYHADTARSTIWQYDYDTQSGKLSGKREFVTVDCGNPDGLCVDDNGRIYAAIYGGARIDVFEPDGRKIAQVAVPVPNPTSCTFAPGEPNMLYITTAYNGMDEDERKKYPLAGAMFNEELSAIS, encoded by the coding sequence ATGACCGTGCAAATTATTCGCATATTAGCGGAACCGATGGGCCTTGACCTTCCGCTGAACCAGCTCGGTGAAGGCGCGCATTATGATCACGCGACCCACCGGCTGTTCTGGGTCGATATCGAGGGCAAAACGATCCACGTTCTCGACGTCGTTTCCAAAGCGCATTCGAGCTGGACGCTCACAAAAAAGGTTACGTTCGCTGTTCCGAAAGACGGGCAGTTGTTGTTGTGCCTTGAAGACGGTGTTTACGTTTTCGACCCTCAGCTTGGCGAGGAGACAGCGATCGCCACGCTCGACTTACCCCGCGATCATCGCCTCAACGATGGCAAGGTTTCGCCAGAGGGACGTCTGTGGGTTGGCACGATCGATACGTCCGACGCCCCTTCAGAGACTGCCGGGCTATTTGTACTCGACGAGAACGACCTGAAGCTGGTCGAAAGCGGCTATGAGAACGCAAACGGTAAGTCCTGGAGCCCTGACGGGACAATCATGTACCATGCCGACACCGCGCGCTCGACGATATGGCAATATGACTATGATACTCAATCGGGAAAACTTTCTGGCAAGCGCGAGTTTGTCACGGTTGATTGTGGCAACCCTGACGGCCTCTGCGTTGACGACAATGGGCGGATTTATGCCGCAATCTACGGGGGAGCCCGCATCGACGTGTTCGAACCGGACGGACGAAAAATAGCTCAGGTCGCTGTACCCGTTCCGAACCCTACGAGCTGCACATTTGCGCCGGGCGAGCCTAACATGCTCTACATCACCACCGCATATAACGGGATGGACGAAGATGAGCGCAAGAAATATCCGTTAGCAGGCGCTATGTTTAATGAGGAGCTTTCGGCGATATCTTGA
- a CDS encoding SDR family oxidoreductase, protein MTDRLTMQDPRQQYPKPPFPEQPQPMPGLAADMDPKPDHGETSYRGAGKLTGRKALITGGDSGIGRAAAIAYAREGADVAISYLDSEESDAKEVIALIEAEGRKAVALPGDITEETWSRELVRKAVDALGGLDILVINAGRQQHRKDISKVTSDDFDKTLKTNLYAMHWISQEAVEHLPAGAAIITTASIQAYDPSAILLDYATTKAGIVAYTKALAAQLIEKGIRANVVAPGPFWTALQSSGGQPQEKVTKFGEQTLFGRPGQPVEIAPLYVLLASQEGSYLTGEVFGATGGDGIA, encoded by the coding sequence ATGACTGATCGGCTAACGATGCAAGACCCGCGCCAACAATACCCAAAGCCGCCATTCCCTGAACAGCCGCAGCCGATGCCTGGTCTTGCCGCTGACATGGATCCGAAGCCTGACCATGGTGAGACGAGCTACAGGGGTGCCGGCAAGTTGACCGGTCGCAAGGCGCTCATAACAGGTGGCGATAGCGGGATCGGCCGTGCGGCAGCTATCGCCTATGCGCGCGAAGGTGCAGACGTCGCGATCTCCTACCTGGACAGCGAGGAAAGCGACGCTAAAGAAGTTATTGCTCTAATCGAAGCGGAAGGCCGCAAAGCTGTCGCTCTTCCCGGCGACATCACTGAAGAGACATGGAGCCGCGAACTCGTTCGTAAGGCTGTCGATGCTCTCGGCGGTCTTGATATCCTGGTCATCAACGCTGGCCGCCAACAGCATCGCAAGGACATCTCGAAGGTTACTTCCGACGACTTCGATAAGACACTAAAAACCAACCTTTACGCGATGCACTGGATTTCTCAGGAGGCCGTCGAACACCTTCCCGCAGGCGCCGCAATCATCACGACTGCATCCATTCAGGCGTATGATCCATCGGCGATCTTGCTCGACTACGCAACGACGAAAGCCGGCATCGTCGCTTACACAAAAGCTCTGGCAGCACAACTGATCGAAAAAGGCATTCGTGCCAACGTCGTTGCGCCCGGTCCTTTCTGGACCGCGTTGCAGTCGTCTGGCGGCCAGCCGCAAGAGAAGGTCACCAAGTTCGGTGAGCAGACCCTGTTCGGCCGTCCAGGCCAGCCGGTCGAGATTGCCCCGCTTTATGTTCTCTTGGCCAGTCAGGAGGGCAGCTATCTGACAGGCGAAGTGTTCGGTGCAACCGGCGGCGACGGTATCGCATAA
- the amyA gene encoding alpha-amylase, which yields MTQRTLLQFFHWYTQDGGGLWKEIAEKAESLAAIGITDVWLPPAYKGSSGGFSVGYDTYDLFDLGEFDQKGTVATKYGDKTALEHACRVLNENSIGVIHDVVFNHKMGADEKETVHVRRVNPDDRNRMEDNAFEALAYTRFTFPGRGGAHSQFVWDQKCFSGVDVIENPTETGVFRLVNEYGDGEWNDEVDNELGNFDYLMGADVEFRNNAVYEELKYWGRWLSDQVRVDGFRLDAAKHIPAWFFRDWVGHMRQTVREDLFVVAEYWHPDMGTLKSYLDLVDHQLTVFDVALHHRFHEASKAGGDFDMRTIFDGSLVSVHPDHAVTIVDNHDTQPLQSLEAAVEPWFKPLAYALILLSNQGIPCVFYPDLYGASYTDDKDGEHRAVEMPAIGCLPAIINARRRFAHGPQTDLFDDPHCIGFIRHGADGLPGCVVVMSNGEAGEKLADLGTDHAGVTYVDLLGHYHAQIVVGDNGKATFPTNGGSVSVWVQDGTL from the coding sequence ATGACGCAACGCACGCTCCTGCAATTTTTCCACTGGTACACGCAAGATGGAGGTGGTTTGTGGAAGGAGATAGCGGAAAAGGCTGAGAGCCTGGCGGCCATTGGCATCACGGATGTATGGCTTCCCCCAGCTTACAAAGGTTCCTCTGGTGGATTCTCCGTTGGTTACGACACCTACGACTTGTTCGACCTCGGCGAGTTCGATCAGAAGGGTACGGTAGCGACCAAGTATGGCGACAAGACCGCACTTGAACATGCCTGTCGGGTACTGAACGAGAACAGTATCGGTGTGATACACGACGTCGTGTTCAATCATAAGATGGGCGCAGACGAGAAGGAAACCGTCCACGTACGTCGTGTGAACCCGGACGACCGCAATCGGATGGAGGACAATGCGTTCGAGGCGCTGGCCTACACCCGCTTTACCTTCCCCGGGCGTGGCGGAGCTCATTCACAGTTCGTCTGGGACCAAAAATGCTTCAGCGGTGTCGATGTCATCGAAAATCCCACGGAGACCGGCGTATTCCGACTGGTCAACGAGTATGGCGATGGCGAATGGAATGACGAGGTCGATAACGAGCTCGGCAATTTCGACTATCTGATGGGTGCCGATGTCGAGTTTCGCAACAACGCTGTCTACGAAGAACTGAAATACTGGGGTCGCTGGCTGTCAGATCAGGTACGTGTCGATGGTTTTCGCCTCGACGCAGCAAAGCACATCCCGGCCTGGTTCTTCCGCGACTGGGTTGGCCACATGCGCCAGACCGTCAGGGAAGACTTGTTCGTGGTTGCCGAATACTGGCATCCGGACATGGGAACGCTGAAGAGCTACCTGGACCTCGTCGATCACCAACTGACCGTGTTCGACGTGGCGCTGCACCACCGTTTCCACGAGGCGTCAAAGGCTGGTGGCGATTTCGATATGCGGACGATCTTCGACGGATCGCTCGTCTCCGTGCACCCCGATCATGCTGTCACGATTGTTGACAACCACGATACGCAGCCGCTTCAATCACTCGAAGCCGCCGTCGAGCCCTGGTTCAAGCCGTTGGCATATGCGCTTATCCTGCTGAGCAATCAAGGCATCCCTTGCGTTTTCTACCCTGACCTTTATGGCGCAAGCTATACGGACGACAAGGACGGCGAGCATCGCGCGGTCGAGATGCCAGCGATCGGATGCCTGCCGGCAATCATCAACGCCCGCAGACGTTTCGCACACGGCCCACAGACGGACCTGTTTGATGATCCTCATTGCATCGGCTTCATTCGTCACGGCGCAGACGGATTGCCTGGCTGCGTCGTCGTGATGTCCAACGGCGAGGCCGGGGAGAAGCTCGCAGATCTTGGAACGGATCACGCTGGCGTAACTTACGTCGATTTGCTTGGCCATTACCATGCTCAGATCGTGGTCGGCGACAATGGCAAAGCGACGTTTCCGACAAACGGCGGCAGTGTCAGTGTTTGGGTCCAAGATGGCACGCTTTAA
- a CDS encoding UTRA domain-containing protein produces MPPLFYLHLLEKYGIRISAIREQVAADLANEEDEKWLNLKRPAAVLTIDEVAYDQIAVPVLCSEHRATTNNHRYVNEIQ; encoded by the coding sequence ATGCCCCCACTCTTTTATTTGCATCTTCTGGAGAAGTACGGGATCAGGATCTCGGCGATCAGGGAGCAGGTAGCGGCCGACCTTGCAAACGAGGAGGATGAGAAATGGCTAAATCTCAAACGCCCAGCGGCGGTCCTGACGATTGATGAAGTGGCCTATGATCAAATTGCCGTCCCGGTTCTCTGTTCAGAGCATAGAGCAACGACGAATAATCACAGATACGTCAATGAAATTCAATGA
- a CDS encoding DUF4394 domain-containing protein: MKTIRFALIASVAFAATASTAFSAPVLGLTGDKTLVMFDTEKPAVTKTMDVTGVDKLVGIDYRPGNKTVIGVTPDHRIVTINLESGAATDLAKMDKMLTMTEAPVVVDFNPMADRLRFMTGTTNHRVHPDTGAVTVDGVLAFEDGDMHKGETPNIVAAAYTNSIGKPEKTAMYNIDATIGALIQQTKPNDGTLKAIGKLGFKDKPATYAFDIQGMEGGKNTAYLAANKMLYTVNLETGAATEVGAITGTENEVRDIAVLPAM; the protein is encoded by the coding sequence ATGAAGACCATTCGTTTCGCACTAATCGCCTCCGTTGCCTTTGCCGCCACGGCATCTACAGCCTTTTCGGCACCCGTTCTCGGGCTGACGGGCGACAAGACACTCGTCATGTTCGATACCGAAAAGCCCGCGGTGACAAAGACCATGGACGTAACCGGCGTCGATAAGCTCGTCGGCATCGATTACCGCCCCGGCAACAAGACGGTAATCGGCGTTACCCCGGATCATCGCATCGTCACCATCAATCTTGAAAGCGGCGCTGCCACCGATCTCGCGAAAATGGACAAGATGCTGACGATGACGGAGGCTCCGGTCGTCGTCGACTTCAACCCGATGGCGGACCGTCTTCGTTTCATGACTGGCACCACCAACCACCGCGTCCATCCTGATACCGGTGCAGTCACAGTAGACGGCGTGCTGGCCTTCGAGGATGGCGACATGCATAAGGGCGAAACGCCGAACATTGTCGCTGCCGCCTATACCAACTCCATCGGCAAGCCGGAAAAGACCGCGATGTACAACATCGACGCGACCATAGGTGCTCTGATCCAGCAGACCAAGCCGAATGACGGTACTCTGAAGGCAATCGGCAAGCTTGGGTTCAAGGACAAACCCGCAACCTATGCCTTCGACATTCAGGGCATGGAAGGCGGCAAGAACACCGCCTATCTCGCTGCAAACAAGATGCTGTACACCGTCAATCTCGAAACGGGTGCCGCAACGGAGGTCGGTGCTATTACCGGCACGGAAAACGAAGTTCGCGATATCGCTGTGCTTCCGGCCATGTAA